The following proteins come from a genomic window of Fulvitalea axinellae:
- a CDS encoding fasciclin domain-containing protein, translating to MKKYLRHYSWVLSLFGLWYATACDTKLDDEFPTDIETLTITQYLEQDGEHSFELFLKMLDRSKIGSVVGAYGSFTCFAPDDDAVNEYLKTRDYSTVDDIPEDLLRLLVEGHITNTEHLAQTLSQGAMADTTLAGKFITVAFGEGGLENITLSGTAKIVKRDVKCSNGLVHVVDGVIRPISDEADGVLERRGDFGIFVKALRETKVLEHLAEAKLKYSLFAEPDAVFAEAGIADYEALKAKYSAGGDVSDPANGLYKFVAYHFLKNDWFTSDLTTYQENAYQTFNGEMLRIDRGSRLLLNPKYDERGRITENIFIDEVNIDLQSANGVIFELDNVMEEQTPEPFVFYSDFFRVPEFRHTFRTGAVYTVDEVERWSALGLTDIYVSGGGSLGSQVIFQTYGGWFEFVTHVVPKGKHKVAIKFRAVNEDNVGSFYVGIDGQRSSRIIDGRTDSGYLEFGTYTFEENSTHVFRIESVRPGRAFIDDIRFTPVTE from the coding sequence ATGAAAAAATATCTTAGACACTATTCGTGGGTTTTGTCTTTGTTCGGTCTGTGGTACGCTACGGCCTGCGACACTAAACTCGACGACGAGTTTCCGACCGACATCGAGACCCTGACCATTACCCAGTATCTGGAACAGGATGGCGAGCATTCGTTTGAGCTTTTTCTCAAAATGCTCGACCGCTCCAAGATTGGTAGCGTTGTGGGCGCGTACGGTAGCTTTACCTGCTTTGCGCCAGATGACGATGCGGTGAACGAATACCTGAAAACCAGGGACTATTCCACTGTTGACGATATCCCGGAAGATCTTCTTCGCCTTTTGGTTGAGGGACATATCACCAACACGGAACACTTGGCCCAAACCCTGAGTCAAGGCGCCATGGCCGATACCACTTTGGCCGGAAAGTTCATCACGGTGGCCTTCGGTGAAGGTGGATTGGAAAATATAACCCTTTCCGGAACGGCAAAAATTGTGAAGCGCGACGTAAAGTGCAGCAACGGTTTGGTACACGTAGTGGACGGCGTTATCCGCCCGATCTCTGATGAGGCCGACGGCGTACTGGAAAGGCGTGGCGACTTCGGAATCTTCGTTAAGGCGTTGCGCGAAACCAAAGTGTTGGAACATTTGGCCGAAGCCAAACTGAAATACAGCCTCTTCGCCGAGCCTGACGCAGTATTTGCCGAGGCGGGAATCGCCGATTACGAGGCCCTGAAGGCCAAGTACTCTGCTGGCGGAGATGTTTCCGATCCGGCGAACGGCCTTTATAAGTTTGTGGCGTATCATTTTCTGAAAAACGACTGGTTCACTTCGGACTTGACAACTTATCAGGAAAACGCCTATCAGACATTCAACGGCGAGATGTTGCGTATCGATCGCGGTAGCCGTTTGTTATTGAACCCGAAATACGACGAGCGGGGAAGAATAACTGAAAACATCTTTATCGACGAGGTCAACATCGACCTTCAGTCCGCTAACGGCGTAATCTTCGAGCTCGACAATGTGATGGAAGAACAGACGCCCGAGCCTTTCGTGTTCTATTCCGATTTCTTCCGCGTGCCGGAATTCAGGCATACATTCCGCACCGGCGCAGTATACACTGTCGACGAAGTGGAGCGTTGGTCGGCTCTCGGCCTGACGGACATTTACGTTTCCGGTGGCGGTTCACTCGGTTCGCAAGTCATCTTCCAGACATATGGCGGATGGTTCGAATTCGTGACGCATGTGGTACCGAAAGGTAAACACAAAGTGGCGATAAAATTCAGGGCTGTTAACGAAGACAACGTAGGCTCTTTCTACGTGGGAATCGACGGTCAAAGATCATCGAGAATCATCGATGGCAGGACTGACAGCGGATATCTCGAATTCGGAACCTATACGTTTGAGGAGAACTCTACACACGTATTCCGCATCGAGTCCGTACGGCCGGGCCGGGCGTTTATCGATGATATCAGGTTTACGCCGGTTACAGAGTAG
- a CDS encoding RagB/SusD family nutrient uptake outer membrane protein, with protein MKRYTNIIVLFLAFSISSCQDWINVEPQNSVVLEDFWKSKDDIESALAGTYVELREPSDRFLLWGEILRSPSFEIGGNNTGSIVVDAEKIMRLQITSENIHSDWNGLYKIIHLANNVIKYAPTVRDNDLSLSEKELNAYLSEAYFIRSLCYYYLVRTFKDIPFPLEPSDTDDIEFFLPKTDDATILDKLIEDMEWAERYAPKSFANIEYDKGRATKAAAQALLADLYLWVGRYDDCLLMCDKLINQSSHALLPGDRWFQIFSKGNTNEGIFEIQYDASRSQSNVLSTWMFNNIGSRNSAYVLREETLELYDKTDARGEGKTFMKDNLTLWKYIGLEEDNSSRFRTIGNNDANIILYRYADILLMKAEALVEKGDFFAAQAEYNKIRDRANLPSKIFPNDRHIAEDLILEERTREFIGEGKRWFDILRFAKRNDFERKQMLIDILTANVDPQELPKWKSLLSNPMGYYLPIHYDEVRNNSKLEQNPYYAR; from the coding sequence ATGAAAAGATATACCAATATCATCGTTCTGTTCTTGGCTTTCAGTATTTCTTCTTGTCAGGATTGGATAAACGTGGAGCCCCAGAACTCCGTAGTCTTGGAAGATTTTTGGAAATCCAAAGACGACATCGAAAGCGCCTTGGCCGGTACTTATGTCGAGTTGCGTGAGCCTAGCGACAGGTTCCTTCTTTGGGGTGAAATACTTCGTTCTCCGTCTTTTGAAATTGGTGGTAACAATACGGGCAGCATTGTGGTAGACGCGGAAAAGATTATGCGTCTGCAGATCACTAGTGAGAATATCCATAGTGATTGGAATGGCCTTTACAAAATCATTCACCTGGCCAATAACGTAATCAAATATGCGCCTACAGTGAGGGACAACGACCTTTCGCTTAGTGAGAAGGAGCTAAACGCATATCTTTCGGAGGCATATTTCATTCGCTCGCTTTGTTATTACTATTTGGTACGGACTTTCAAGGACATTCCGTTTCCATTGGAACCTTCGGATACGGATGATATCGAGTTTTTCCTACCGAAAACCGACGACGCTACTATTCTTGATAAATTAATCGAGGATATGGAGTGGGCGGAACGTTATGCTCCAAAAAGTTTCGCCAATATCGAATACGATAAAGGTCGGGCTACGAAGGCGGCCGCGCAGGCTCTGCTTGCCGACTTGTACTTGTGGGTAGGGCGCTACGATGATTGTTTGTTGATGTGTGACAAACTGATCAACCAGTCTTCGCATGCGTTGCTTCCTGGTGACAGGTGGTTTCAGATTTTTTCCAAGGGAAATACCAACGAAGGAATTTTTGAGATCCAATACGATGCGTCACGAAGCCAATCTAATGTATTATCCACATGGATGTTTAATAATATTGGGAGTAGAAATTCCGCGTACGTATTGCGGGAGGAGACGTTGGAGTTGTACGACAAGACGGATGCCCGGGGTGAAGGAAAGACCTTTATGAAGGATAATTTGACACTTTGGAAATATATAGGCCTAGAGGAAGACAATAGCTCCAGATTCCGTACAATCGGTAATAACGACGCCAACATCATTCTTTACCGCTACGCTGATATTTTACTGATGAAAGCGGAAGCTTTGGTGGAAAAAGGTGATTTCTTCGCGGCCCAAGCCGAGTATAATAAAATCCGGGACCGTGCGAATCTCCCTTCCAAAATCTTTCCGAATGACAGGCACATTGCCGAAGACCTGATCCTTGAGGAGCGAACCCGAGAGTTTATCGGTGAAGGAAAACGGTGGTTCGATATTTTACGCTTTGCCAAACGTAACGATTTCGAGCGAAAGCAAATGCTTATCGACATCCTAACGGCAAACGTGGATCCGCAGGAATTGCCGAAATGGAAGAGCTTACTATCCAACCCTATGGGATATTACTTGCCGATCCATTATGATGAAGTCCGCAACAACAGCAAGCTGGAGCAAAATCCATATTACGCACGATAA
- a CDS encoding SusC/RagA family TonB-linked outer membrane protein, with translation MRKHLLLYVFLLCSFGRFALAQEGGHIVSGHVKGSDGDEALIGVNVVEVDQDNRFVNGQITDINGFFMMKLSSPNSTLRFTYVGYKEKREKVNGRSKLQVTLSSAMEELQTVVVQGESTSDGFIEFRNKNTSMARVNIAEMDAMGAPSVDEMLQGRISSVDIVAASGDPGAGMQIRIRGTSTINGNREPLIVLDGIPFEADIDESFDFNSADQQNFSELLSIPVNDIETIEVLKDAASAAIWGAKAANGVIQITTKRGKRSKPYVTYAASYRIDTQPERIPLLSGSEYVTLQKDLLFNANGNPASSDRPELNYDRDFEHYYNYAQDVDWMDEITRTGQTQEHNVSLQGGGEKIRYRTSFNYRGQEGTVIGTGFDRITTRVNLDYFISDKLQVSSEFAYSRESTDSPYHNDGDKPLYYRTVAQAKMPNHSIYEYDEEGNLTGKYFTDTRLNAYQGTYNPVAMAREAGANALKNRLVSNLRIRYDLTETLSLKSTVSISLTNSKSSAFLPESASRYDWDGPEVNEARGTDAEGFRVNTFTDIFYTPKLGENHSLLFHGSWQTSDSRSYKYGISSSSLASGDFNEPGAAGYIRGMESSNGLGRTLGLVARTDYTYKNTYNVGGGFRMGADSGYGDSFSWGYFPYAAFFWRISNESFMEDLSFVDELKLRGNVGTVGLAPDRNKFSPHSIYGPSGTYMDMGGVVPRNIKLNNLKWSVKTTYDVGLEFSGFENRVNMEFGAYRSVTADQLLQLGVPGSTGYSNVFQNAATLTNEGVEFELSLVPYQTKDTKLTFDFNIARNINRVEKVPESFPLQGGNLRENGSYGVRLVEGHPLGGFYGYESLGVYSTKKDLIALDKNGEPIRDYETGEGLTMRTAWGYAFEAGDAKYKDQNNDGVIDEADVKYLGSSNPDFIGGFGLRLTHKGWSLNSRFVFRSGQDAVNSARMGLETMNNSNNQSTAVLRRWRRPGDVTDIPRAVHGGYATYNYLASDRFVEETSYLRFRSLSLAYRFDQKFVKKIGLSNLKITATANNLFTFTDYTGQDPEVPLGGGVFDIGYDKGFTPPSRSFIINLNASF, from the coding sequence ATGAGAAAACACTTATTACTATATGTGTTCCTGCTCTGCTCGTTCGGACGATTCGCTTTGGCCCAAGAGGGTGGCCATATCGTTAGCGGCCACGTAAAAGGCTCTGACGGAGATGAGGCCCTGATAGGGGTGAACGTCGTCGAGGTGGACCAGGACAACCGTTTTGTCAATGGACAAATAACGGATATCAACGGCTTCTTTATGATGAAGCTGTCTTCTCCAAATTCCACGCTAAGGTTTACTTATGTGGGCTATAAGGAGAAACGCGAGAAGGTGAACGGCCGATCCAAGTTGCAGGTTACTTTGTCCAGCGCTATGGAAGAGCTTCAGACGGTAGTCGTGCAGGGGGAATCCACTTCCGACGGATTTATCGAGTTCAGGAACAAAAACACTTCGATGGCCCGTGTCAACATCGCCGAAATGGACGCTATGGGCGCCCCTTCGGTTGACGAGATGCTGCAGGGACGAATCAGTAGTGTGGATATCGTGGCCGCTTCCGGTGATCCCGGTGCGGGTATGCAGATCCGTATCCGGGGTACGTCTACGATTAACGGTAACCGCGAGCCGCTTATCGTGCTTGACGGAATTCCTTTCGAGGCCGATATTGACGAGAGTTTCGACTTTAATTCCGCTGACCAGCAGAACTTCTCGGAGTTGCTGTCGATTCCGGTTAACGATATCGAGACCATCGAGGTGTTGAAAGACGCCGCCTCGGCCGCTATTTGGGGAGCCAAAGCCGCCAACGGCGTAATACAGATCACAACGAAAAGGGGCAAGCGTTCGAAACCTTATGTGACCTACGCAGCTTCTTACAGGATCGATACGCAACCTGAGCGTATTCCGCTTTTGAGCGGATCAGAGTATGTGACTCTGCAGAAAGACCTTCTGTTTAACGCTAACGGAAATCCCGCTTCTTCGGATAGGCCTGAACTAAACTACGACCGTGACTTTGAGCATTATTACAATTACGCTCAGGACGTTGACTGGATGGACGAGATTACCCGTACAGGCCAAACGCAAGAACATAACGTTTCTTTGCAGGGCGGTGGCGAGAAAATCCGTTACCGTACTTCGTTTAACTACCGTGGCCAGGAAGGCACCGTGATCGGGACGGGCTTTGACCGGATTACCACCCGTGTTAACCTCGACTATTTTATCAGTGATAAACTGCAAGTCAGTTCGGAGTTCGCCTATAGCCGTGAATCTACCGATTCTCCTTATCATAATGACGGAGACAAACCGCTTTATTATCGTACCGTGGCGCAGGCCAAAATGCCTAACCACAGTATCTATGAATATGATGAGGAAGGAAATCTGACAGGGAAATACTTTACCGACACTCGCCTGAACGCTTACCAAGGAACTTATAATCCGGTGGCAATGGCTAGGGAGGCGGGAGCCAATGCCTTGAAAAACCGCTTGGTTTCCAACTTAAGAATCCGCTATGATTTGACCGAAACACTTTCGCTTAAATCCACCGTCAGTATTTCTTTGACCAATTCCAAATCATCGGCGTTCCTGCCGGAATCAGCCAGTAGATATGATTGGGATGGTCCGGAGGTAAACGAGGCTCGGGGCACGGACGCTGAAGGTTTCCGGGTAAATACTTTCACAGATATTTTCTACACTCCAAAATTAGGAGAGAACCACAGTCTGCTTTTCCACGGATCTTGGCAAACCAGTGATTCCAGATCGTACAAATATGGAATCAGTTCGTCAAGTCTGGCCTCAGGTGATTTTAACGAACCTGGTGCGGCTGGATATATCCGCGGAATGGAATCCAGCAACGGTTTGGGACGTACGCTCGGCCTTGTTGCCCGTACGGATTATACCTACAAAAACACTTACAACGTAGGTGGCGGATTCCGTATGGGAGCCGACTCCGGCTACGGCGACAGCTTCAGTTGGGGATACTTTCCTTACGCTGCGTTCTTCTGGAGAATCTCGAACGAGTCATTTATGGAAGACTTGAGTTTTGTGGACGAACTGAAACTTCGCGGTAACGTGGGTACGGTTGGTTTAGCTCCGGACCGCAACAAGTTTTCTCCTCACAGTATTTACGGACCCAGTGGGACGTACATGGACATGGGAGGTGTTGTGCCGAGGAATATCAAGCTCAACAACCTTAAGTGGAGTGTGAAAACGACTTATGATGTAGGACTTGAATTTTCAGGGTTTGAGAATAGGGTAAACATGGAATTCGGAGCCTACCGTTCCGTAACCGCTGACCAATTGTTACAGTTGGGTGTTCCCGGGTCTACTGGATATAGCAACGTGTTCCAGAATGCGGCCACGTTGACAAACGAAGGCGTGGAATTCGAACTTAGCCTTGTGCCTTACCAAACCAAGGACACCAAGTTGACCTTTGATTTCAATATCGCCAGAAACATAAACCGTGTGGAAAAAGTGCCGGAGTCTTTCCCTCTTCAGGGCGGAAACCTTCGGGAAAACGGCAGCTACGGTGTCAGGCTTGTCGAGGGACATCCGTTGGGCGGTTTTTACGGTTATGAGTCCCTTGGCGTGTACAGCACGAAAAAGGACTTGATAGCTTTGGACAAAAACGGAGAGCCTATCCGTGATTATGAGACTGGCGAGGGCCTAACCATGCGGACCGCTTGGGGCTATGCGTTTGAGGCTGGCGATGCCAAATACAAAGACCAGAACAACGACGGCGTAATAGATGAGGCCGACGTAAAATACTTGGGGTCGAGTAATCCTGATTTCATCGGCGGTTTCGGGTTGCGACTCACGCATAAGGGCTGGTCGCTGAATTCCCGGTTTGTGTTCCGTAGCGGACAAGACGCCGTCAACTCGGCGAGAATGGGATTGGAGACAATGAACAATTCCAATAACCAGAGTACGGCCGTTTTGCGCCGATGGAGACGTCCGGGCGACGTGACTGATATTCCACGCGCGGTACATGGAGGATACGCCACTTATAATTATTTGGCTTCTGACCGCTTTGTCGAGGAGACCTCGTACTTGCGTTTCCGGTCACTTTCCTTGGCTTATCGTTTTGACCAGAAATTTGTCAAGAAAATCGGTCTCAGCAACCTGAAGATTACGGCTACCGCCAATAACCTCTTCACGTTTACCGACTACACTGGACAAGACCCTGAGGTGCCATTAGGTGGCGGAGTATTCGATATCGGTTACGACAAAGGTTTTACGCCTCCGTCCAGGTCTTTTATCATCAATCTTAACGCAAGCTTTTAA
- a CDS encoding fasciclin domain-containing protein, whose protein sequence is MIRNLYCFWLMLALVLFASCDEDVGRGHYDIPEGLDQTVIGVLEDEGKFGQFLKGVDLLEERRNLESSSFTIFAPNDDVLLPYLKSEYGVSDIGELDKEDLESLIKGHIIRNSLTWQKMYRQSVSNRWTDEVTGEDPVNANGYQVIRQEVVYRNPVIEDNNHPEGKIYKVYEPERFLPVFPIHRLCGILEPADYDFLFPDSKYTGFNIHGAKAVEQDIPAVNGTVHFVDKVLPVLKNADEIMAEKDGYTLFKTLTDRFAEYNFDGDATEKYGESPQDSIFRKRHRNFGLAQFASSRMTLWTGSDGKGRNRVYNVFLPTDQALEEYFQGRFGEYYTSYDEVPEDILFFMVKNHFSLYHNKWIRPSELKFFATGLFEEGIVDKGEVQWRTFANNAVIYGMNRVLAPEIYSSAAGVTMFNPDYSWLLKSMVIAPSARGAVANLKLEATFFGFKNGVFEDNDIRYSELLESFVIFDSQKQKDVRFDPDDVEDLLSMHVSDKGNLADASGRTFLEMKGGYVCVNNNKAYGGGNEEDGEEIDILSKDTGGENGTFYELSGFLKAPTKNVASHMLDNDEYSEFAELMKKAKLANDNSSWLISGKEVTVLIPTNEAIEEAKDKGLIPEEEKELINFLRYFFIEGEQIFTDGGKTGEFDTMSAGEDGQNKMIFAFEGDQLTVTDGSGRKVVVDRQRNVTDVLAKGGTIHQINSILSSK, encoded by the coding sequence ATGATCAGAAATCTTTACTGTTTTTGGCTGATGCTGGCTTTGGTCCTGTTCGCTTCGTGCGACGAGGACGTTGGCCGGGGCCACTACGACATTCCCGAAGGCCTTGACCAAACGGTGATAGGCGTGCTGGAAGACGAAGGAAAGTTCGGGCAATTCCTGAAAGGGGTAGACCTATTGGAAGAACGCCGGAATCTGGAAAGTAGTTCCTTCACCATTTTTGCTCCTAACGACGACGTTTTGTTGCCGTATCTCAAATCGGAATACGGAGTTTCCGACATCGGAGAATTGGATAAGGAGGATTTGGAATCCCTTATCAAAGGGCATATCATCCGAAATTCCCTGACTTGGCAGAAGATGTATCGCCAAAGTGTCAGTAACAGGTGGACCGACGAGGTGACGGGCGAAGATCCCGTAAACGCAAACGGTTATCAGGTTATTAGGCAGGAAGTGGTTTACCGAAACCCTGTTATTGAGGACAATAATCATCCGGAAGGAAAGATCTACAAGGTTTACGAGCCCGAAAGATTTTTACCTGTTTTTCCTATTCACAGGCTCTGCGGAATTCTGGAACCGGCCGATTACGATTTCCTGTTTCCCGATTCCAAATATACCGGCTTTAATATCCATGGCGCCAAAGCCGTGGAGCAGGATATTCCCGCCGTAAACGGAACGGTTCATTTTGTGGACAAAGTATTGCCTGTATTGAAGAATGCCGACGAGATAATGGCGGAAAAAGATGGCTATACGCTCTTCAAGACGCTTACGGACCGTTTTGCGGAATACAATTTCGATGGCGACGCCACGGAAAAGTATGGCGAAAGCCCGCAGGATTCGATCTTTAGAAAGCGTCACCGGAATTTTGGTCTGGCGCAGTTCGCAAGTTCAAGAATGACACTCTGGACTGGCTCTGACGGTAAAGGTAGAAACAGGGTTTACAACGTATTCTTGCCTACGGATCAGGCTCTTGAAGAATATTTTCAGGGAAGGTTCGGGGAGTATTACACGTCTTATGATGAAGTGCCGGAGGACATTCTGTTCTTTATGGTCAAAAACCATTTCTCTCTTTACCATAATAAATGGATTCGTCCGTCGGAGCTGAAGTTTTTCGCTACGGGACTTTTTGAGGAAGGAATCGTAGACAAAGGAGAGGTTCAGTGGCGCACGTTCGCAAACAATGCCGTGATTTATGGTATGAACAGGGTGTTGGCTCCGGAGATCTATTCTTCCGCCGCCGGCGTGACTATGTTCAACCCCGATTATTCGTGGTTGCTTAAGTCCATGGTAATTGCGCCTTCCGCCAGAGGAGCGGTGGCTAACTTGAAGTTGGAGGCCACGTTCTTTGGGTTCAAAAACGGTGTTTTCGAAGATAACGACATCAGGTATAGCGAGTTGCTGGAGTCTTTCGTGATTTTTGATTCCCAGAAGCAGAAAGACGTTCGTTTTGACCCGGATGACGTGGAAGATCTGTTGTCCATGCACGTTTCCGACAAAGGTAACCTCGCTGACGCGTCTGGCCGGACCTTTTTGGAAATGAAAGGCGGATATGTCTGCGTAAACAACAACAAAGCTTACGGAGGTGGAAACGAAGAGGACGGCGAAGAAATCGACATCCTTTCGAAAGATACGGGCGGTGAAAACGGAACTTTTTACGAGTTGTCCGGATTCCTGAAAGCGCCTACCAAGAATGTGGCTTCGCATATGCTTGATAATGACGAATACAGCGAATTCGCGGAGTTGATGAAGAAAGCTAAATTGGCCAATGACAACTCTAGCTGGTTGATTTCCGGCAAAGAGGTGACCGTTTTGATTCCTACCAACGAGGCCATAGAGGAGGCCAAAGACAAGGGCTTGATTCCCGAGGAAGAAAAGGAATTGATAAACTTCCTGCGCTACTTCTTTATTGAAGGCGAACAAATCTTTACAGACGGAGGAAAAACCGGCGAGTTCGATACGATGAGCGCCGGAGAGGATGGCCAGAACAAAATGATCTTCGCGTTTGAAGGCGACCAATTGACCGTCACCGACGGTAGCGGACGGAAAGTCGTCGTAGATCGCCAACGTAACGTTACCGACGTGTTGGCCAAAGGCGGAACCATCCACCAGATTAACTCGATTCTGTCAAGCAAATAA
- a CDS encoding LamG-like jellyroll fold domain-containing protein: MPTDNSLEKIRKRTMRTVMLTFFACLYFFPLFAQDDGRINSPEHELANKTILIKRKDNKLPVELIQNNKPRAYTFENAKAGYPTFIDLSIEEDPKILDIWRRTGRQPTYVIHNGERGAHPSRYSQAVNGYSSLLGILVDSNGNPMKDVQIKEIPGSSYSSYFRIPSKDIPKSLTFIKKGYSFAPNTFFPKYFSKQEFTFIAHALPLGQELMASIASTGRFDAKADPKGPKLIRHNIEQENEALIFNGFDSFGQFQRDKRFSELDEFTIFLSVKLSPGGSHVQTLFSQDSSFALKIQTGRHLMFTLPGVNDYRSMVRLKNPWKWIDIAITKSRDNTVCLYANGKQVERFRIPQPKPSTKPMLVGNYPWPEPYNGEMRDLMIWNRSMDETQILELFSTPPVTDTFDFKVSKNIWISIGSGILLFIFLISIVFYYFKKRKANSSKEAGITIRKQAKRQAQPTEPITKTNETTICLFGPFSIISSNNEKLKNRFSPKMQEALSFFLINHAFGNQKINPEQIYSALWEDLDLASAKNNRSTLFSKLRKVMAELRIGELKHESGHWLLTLSDDVNCDLYGVSEVFLKGGSTFRNSSEHKEILQTLSKGKLCAFLQSGWVDKYRDELDNLVASKLNDLPETDDHYWYRLLADALQTSDKFSEDGMAYRIRSYILQGQIQKAKEYFKRYKSEYDAVYNTEYEKRFEDFALSPTA, from the coding sequence ATGCCTACTGATAATTCATTAGAAAAGATACGGAAAAGGACAATGCGAACCGTTATGCTCACTTTCTTCGCCTGCCTTTATTTTTTCCCCTTATTTGCCCAAGACGATGGCAGAATCAACTCACCCGAGCACGAGTTAGCAAATAAGACTATCCTTATAAAACGAAAAGACAACAAACTACCGGTAGAACTAATACAAAACAATAAGCCAAGGGCCTATACATTCGAAAACGCCAAAGCGGGCTATCCGACTTTTATCGACTTATCCATAGAAGAGGATCCAAAGATATTGGATATATGGAGAAGAACGGGAAGGCAACCAACATATGTCATCCATAACGGAGAACGGGGGGCCCATCCTTCCCGGTACAGCCAAGCCGTTAACGGTTATTCCAGCCTTCTCGGAATATTGGTAGACAGTAACGGCAACCCGATGAAAGACGTCCAAATCAAGGAAATACCGGGATCATCTTATTCTTCATATTTCCGCATCCCTTCAAAGGATATCCCCAAGTCTTTGACCTTTATAAAAAAGGGGTATTCATTCGCCCCGAATACCTTCTTTCCAAAATACTTCTCAAAGCAAGAGTTTACGTTTATAGCCCACGCTCTCCCTTTAGGCCAAGAACTGATGGCCTCGATTGCTTCAACCGGGCGGTTCGATGCCAAAGCGGACCCCAAAGGCCCGAAATTAATTAGGCATAATATTGAACAGGAAAATGAAGCGCTGATTTTTAACGGCTTCGACAGCTTCGGTCAGTTTCAGAGAGACAAACGATTTTCTGAATTGGACGAGTTTACGATCTTTCTCAGCGTAAAACTCAGCCCCGGCGGGTCACATGTCCAAACGTTATTTAGCCAAGACAGTAGCTTCGCCTTAAAGATCCAGACCGGAAGACACCTTATGTTCACCTTGCCGGGTGTGAATGACTATAGGTCAATGGTAAGGCTCAAAAACCCTTGGAAATGGATCGATATCGCAATTACCAAAAGTAGGGATAATACGGTTTGTCTATACGCAAACGGAAAACAGGTAGAGAGATTCCGCATACCGCAACCCAAACCGTCAACAAAGCCCATGTTAGTCGGAAATTACCCTTGGCCCGAACCGTATAACGGGGAAATGAGAGATCTGATGATATGGAACCGGTCTATGGACGAAACCCAAATTCTTGAGCTTTTTTCTACCCCGCCAGTAACCGACACTTTCGATTTTAAAGTCTCCAAAAATATCTGGATCTCGATTGGGTCGGGTATATTATTATTCATATTCCTGATTTCTATCGTCTTTTATTATTTCAAAAAAAGAAAAGCCAATAGCTCAAAAGAGGCGGGAATAACAATACGAAAACAAGCCAAAAGGCAAGCGCAACCGACAGAGCCAATAACGAAAACCAACGAAACGACAATTTGCCTGTTCGGCCCATTTTCAATAATAAGTTCCAACAACGAAAAACTCAAAAACCGTTTTTCGCCCAAAATGCAGGAAGCGCTTTCATTTTTCCTGATTAACCACGCCTTCGGCAATCAAAAGATTAATCCGGAACAAATTTACTCCGCCCTTTGGGAAGACCTGGATTTGGCAAGCGCCAAAAACAACCGTAGCACTTTATTCTCAAAACTCCGTAAGGTTATGGCCGAATTGCGGATCGGTGAACTCAAACACGAGTCGGGCCACTGGCTCCTCACCCTCTCCGATGATGTTAACTGCGATCTCTACGGCGTCTCGGAAGTTTTTCTGAAAGGAGGTTCTACTTTTAGGAATTCATCCGAACACAAAGAAATCCTCCAGACTCTGTCAAAGGGCAAGCTTTGCGCGTTTCTCCAAAGCGGTTGGGTAGACAAATACCGCGACGAGCTCGACAACTTGGTAGCCTCGAAGCTAAACGACTTGCCCGAAACGGATGATCACTATTGGTATCGTCTCTTGGCCGACGCTCTGCAGACTTCTGACAAATTTTCGGAAGACGGCATGGCTTACCGCATTCGGTCGTATATCCTTCAGGGACAAATCCAGAAGGCCAAAGAGTATTTCAAAAGATACAAAAGCGAATACGACGCCGTATATAATACCGAGTACGAAAAACGCTTCGAAGATTTTGCGCTAAGTCCGACCGCCTAG